AATCTGTTTATTTGCCCACCCCAGACAGTGACTGGAACATGGATTTTATATCTGCTGCACATATCCCTAAAGTGGAGATATGTCCAAATGTATAGATAACTTAATGCTGTTTACCTTGTTCCACTCTGGTGCActtgtttttctatttgttgAAGCACTGTCAGGAATAATAATAGCTGCCGTTGGCACCACGAAACTTAATGTTACCCAATGATGACCCAAAATCTGcatgaaacatgtttactgtcagtgATCTATTTAGAAACATCAAGCTGTATGTATCCTTTAGCTGTACTGTTCTGTTACCTACAGTAAATATCGTTAAGCATTAATTTCACAGCTTTCATGTTCGGAAAAGAAATCGTGTTAATGACACCATTGATAAACTTCTGCTCTGGTGATAAAAATTTTGTATTTACATGTAGGATTTTATTTCAGTGATATGCCAAAATGTCATCAGCAAAAATAACTGCTAATTCAACTTTGTGACTAACTTCCAAACAGTtttcttgttgatttatttttataatttaagtgttttttgtgtgtgttttgttacatttcccttttggaaatgtattttttaaggaTTAAACTTATTTTATAGTTGCTGTtgttaaaatacagaaaataaactgTTTACATGTAAAGCTGACATTTTGCATCCTTTTTAaacaagacagacaaacactACAGGTACAGATAAAAGAATTACAATATCTTGGAAGAGgttattttttcataatttaattCAAAAGAGTAAACGTTCATATGTTCAGTATTCATTTcatgtaaaatgaaatatttcaagACTTAATTGAATTTTGATGATCATGGCTCAGCTCAGGAAAATCAGAAACCAGTAACCAAATCCTCTGTTACACTTATTTACTGCATCACTGTGTTGCTTTGATAGCAGCCTCCAGCTCGTCTGTAGCCACAGGTGCAGAatattgtaaatatatatatatatatattgtgctGAAGTTCAATCAAGTTCAAAGAAATTGAAATATAATGTACTGTAGACTaataacatgaaatgaaaatgtttaagcatttttccattttaaatttaataattataatttgcAGCTCCAAAAGAACATAGAAAAAATCTCTGAACATTCAAGATCTGTGGAGAGCATCCCAAGGTGTTGACTGAGGCAGGTGTCAgtgcatcaagagccaccacGCACAGAGGTCTAAAGGAAAGGGGCTACAACTGCCACATCCTTAACATAGAgacactcctgaaccagagatGTCAGAGGTGTCCTAACTAGGCTAAAGAGAAAAAGGATTGGACAAAGTCCAATTTATTAGTTGACAGTAAATTTTGCATCAAATTTGTAAATCAAAGTCCTAGagtctggaggaggagaggagagaatccAAGGTTATAGAAGTCCAGCGTACTTTCTGCAGTCTCAGATGGTTTGGTGTCCTCTGATGTTAGTCCAGTGTTTCATtaagtccaaagtcaacacagcctACCGTCCACCAGGACTTTAGAGCACCTCTAGTTCCACCTGCTGGCAAGCTTTATTGAGAGGCTGATCCCCCAGGACTTGGCACCTGCCAGCAGCACCAAAACTACTACCAAGTGGTTTGCTGACCATGATATCATTCTGTTTGATTGACCAGCCAACCTGCCTGACCAGAACCACAACAAGGATCTATGGGATAATGTCATAGGAATATGGTTCTCAAACATAGTATACATTGTACCATTCTTTTGACAATACCATGTCAAACTGGGGGAAACATACCTAGACTGTAATATGTCTCTGCGAATGTAACACATTTCTGAGCTTTTAATTTCCTACAGAGCTGTAGcctacttttattttcttcatttcattGGATATGTATCACACTCCAACTGCAGTTTCATTTGGCAATTAAGTTTCTAAGTCTTAATCAAGGAAGTGACTGTAGAAACtaaacttcaacaacaacattttttatttttaagatgttCGTATTAGAAATGATTTTAATGAACTTCTAAACACTAGCTCACACTTTAGAATATACATCACAGTTTTCTTTAGGAGGACATTTTGATGTTAAAAGTGAAAAAGGCTCTTTAGAAGTGAACCGGAACACTCAGGTTATCAGTTTAATAGTTAATTACCATAGACTGCAGAcagggccggcccgtggcataggcagtaaaGGCAAATTCTAGGGGCGCCActaaatgagtgaggaggaaaatgtgaagataaacaggaaacactaaagactaaaacacacagggagcaaaatGTGAAGGTAAAAGGAAATTGTGGAATGAGGcctgtaaacatttaaaagcttgtgattcacttttggtttttgaaatactggtatgcaaatcagtttttgaagtcttgaactgttcatgatttacctgtttttgttttgtttttgttgttttccttacactttggaagctgttatcttaattagatagaaaatgtagactaggctcaaataaacattttgcttcttccttttcagtcatcacttaatacattactgttgctttgtgtctgcactgtgaaaatgattttgttatataatgactgaataaattataCTACtactaaattatttattttgaaattgtataattattttcctgctaattatcagtgttattaccattttattaatgttcttttagaggttattttttattttaaaacaaagttgtcttacagtgtgtatgtgatgtgattgttggagttggttataacacaaggggcaccagttaaaatcttgcctagACATTAAATTCAATTACCCACAACACTAACATTAAATTTATATGACTTTATGGAAATGAGTTCCGGCTCTCTGTTTCTGCATTTGGTTTATTGCATTCggcccatagactgtgtaaataagtGAAATAAAGTGAATAGAGCTCTTTATAAGTGAGCTGGAACACTCAGGTTATCAGTTTAATGGTTAATTACCAtagtacggaagaggattagggccactaaaaaaaaaaaaaaaagaatttgaggtcaaattttattttttttaaattattattctgagaaaaaagtcagaattctgagaaaaaagtcagaattctgagaataaagtcagaattctgaggataaagtcagaattctgacttttttcttagaattctgacttttttctcaaattaataataaaaaaaaaatttgaccttaaattttttttattttcagtggccctaatcctcttccgtaaatctcagaataataattaaaaaaataaatcttgacatttttttttttttcattggccCTTATATTCTTCCgtagactttaatctcagaattctgactttattctcagaattctgactttaatctcagaataataatttaaaaaataaatgttgaccttaattattatttttttcaatggcCCTAATGCTCtcccgtaccatagactgtatatatatatttttacagtctatgatataaaCATTCAATTTATATGACTTTATGGAAATGAGttccggctctctctctcttcatttggtTTGTTCCACTCCGCCCCACTTTCACACGGTCGCTAGGCAACGCTAGTCAGGTGACTGTCTGCAGACAGAACATGGCTGACCTGTCAGAAGACCAATGAGGAAAAGGCCAAATTTAGCATAATCGATCATACTTTTCACGCCGTACTGACCACTGTTGACTGTCGTGGACAGCAATTGACCACGGGCATTCAAGGTGAGTACGAGAGCGCTTCAATTCGGATTAAAATAGTTCCGTGTGTTGCTCGTTTCAGCTGAAGCTAACGTTCGTAAAGCTAGCTAGCTGCTAGCCAAACAGTCCTCGCTCTCTCCAGCAGATACAAGTCTAATGGATGTGAAAGCTCGCAGGAGGAAATAGGATTTGGGTAACTTTGTACGGCCACAACAAGTTGGCTTCCGCAATGTTGTAacattattaacaaaacacacgtTTGCTGTTTCGCAAGTGAATAAACGAGTTATGAGTGAAAGGGACACCGTCGTTAGAAGTAGAGGAATTCATTAACGGTGTTTCAGTGATTGCAGACCTACGTCggtatgtacacacacacacacacacacacacacacacacacactctcacactctcacacactcacacactcacactcacacagacccCCATATTAGCATCAACTCAGAGGCTCAGTTGATTTTGCATTGTAATCTGTTAGTTTTTGGTACATTGACATACAATCAGACATCGCAGACAAAACATGGACACATCATCAAAACAGGGAGGAATGATCGTCGTGCCAAACAGAGGCGAGATATAAACCTTTGAACAGGGAGCTGTCCTTTACATTGATCGTTTGGTGAGCTGGAGGCATCGTCCTTGATTTATTTAGACCTGCTGATAGTCTGATTGTGGAGACATGCCAAAGTCCTGTCACTGATCTTCCTTTCTGTATCTTACTATTGTTCTAGTTATATTAGAGCAAGATAAAAGGCCAAGAAATCAAGCTGAAGAATGCTTTTGATGAAGGTTGCTTCTTGAAACTTGTGCAGTTTTTTGTTGTCTGCCATCATTTTGGGGATGAAGCAAATGTTGGGAATCCATGAGATATATCTCCAAGTCAGTTCATCATCAGAACTGTGACAATGAGCAAGAAGTTTTTCTAGACTTGATTACCCTCAGGCGTTATATGCCTTATTTCAAGATGATCAAAAGTCACTACAGTTAGTCTTTGCTTCATTCAAACACTTTTAGTTGTTAACCTttagttgagaaacattttctttcagcttgaagttgttgttgttgagccTTTCTGAATGATCAATCAAtagaataataacaacaatctGATTGCAGATGAGCGAGTTTCCGGAAGGAATAGCTAATGGGCCGAGCAGGGGCAAACACTTACAGAAAGATGGCCACATTTGGGAGAGGCCGTGGACTCTTGAAGAGATGCGGCAAAACAGTGCCAACTGGTCCCTGGCAGCTGACTCAGGGGTGAGTTTAAAACTACCTCCTTgtttatgaataaaaaacatctgtGATTGTTATTACCTTCTCTCCTGTAATCTGATTATTGCTTTAAAACTAACTTACAGGTATTtgaatatacatacacatataacTGTGgctatattttttgtgtttcttttcttgacagctcttcctcttcctccaagACTTCTCCCAGAGGATGCTGTCGAAGACACATGAGATTGAAAAGCAGATGGACAGTCTGATCCGTGACACCAAGGCCACAGACAGCTGCTTGCACTCTGTGTTCAACGACTTCCTCATGCTTTCCAATACCCAGtttatagaaaatgtaatgtttcaaattgaatttctttttgttctccttCATTGTGCTTGTTATTTTTCAACTTCAATGATTTAGTGTTTGTTTACTCAACGGAACCCAAAGTGTTGCAGGGTGTCCTATAGTAATCTAAACATGATATAATCCAACTAACAAGAGAGTCTTCTTTCATTGTGTCCTGTTTCAGAGAGTGTATgatgaagaggtggaggagactGTCTCTAAGGCTGAAGCTTTTGAAAAGCAGCCTGAGCAGGTATAAAGAATTCATCCTTCCTTTCTACTCTAAGCATTTCTGGTACAACTGACAACACTGGCCAACCATTTTAATACTTCATAATGCTTTTCAAGCCCCATAGAAGTTTTCCATAAACCTCAAagtcttttttgttttccctTGAAGGAGAAGACTCGGGAGCagaaagaggcagagttgaTCCCAAAGATGCATGCGGCTGTGAACTATGGTTTAAGTGTGTTGGAGTCAGCCTTTGAGCATCTGGACATCAAAGCAGGAAACTCTGACTCAGAGGATGATGACCTCACTGACAGAGTGGAGGCCATCCTGGAGCCCAAGGTTTGCTCTTCATCTTTAATTTAGGACAGCTGCAATAACTGTAGACATGTATGAAATGATGCATCTTCATAGCActgttcttccttccttccttgtcTTGTAGGATCTCTATGTAGACAGGCCGCTTCCATATCTGATTGGTTCCCAGGCCTTCATGGAACAGGAAGATGTTGGACTTGGTGACCTCTCAAGTGATGGTTAGATACTCAATTCAGCTTTTATATGCTCTCACACattagtgtttatttttcttcatgtgTGGGTGTGCTTATCTTTCCAGAGATGTCAGTTGACAGCGACAGAGACAGTGTGATTGAGAGCGATGATGAAAAAGAAGCGGACGTAAGACCcttctcttctttatttctaaTGCACGTTGGTTACAAAATTCAACGCCTGAttgtttccatgttttttttattggtcAGCAGTCTGATGATGACTTTAttcaggaggaggatgaagatcaCAATAATCTCAAGAAGGTAAGCTGGCTGAACACCCACCAACTTGACAAATATGTGAAACGAACGACTTCATCATTTTATAACCTGCTCACTCACTTACCTAGAAGTCATCCATGTTGAGTTATGATGacgatgaggaagaggaggacgaggattCAGACATATTTGGAGAATCGGACagggatgatgatgaggacTCAAAGGTGAAACACGTTGAGCAGTTCAGAGGTGAAATATTTCCAATGTGTTGCTACCTCAGAGTCATTGAACTTCTCTTTGGCTGTTTTTACTCAGAACACAGGCCCGTCTTCTTTTGCTGACGAGCTGGCCGCCCGGATCAAAGGTGAACCAATCAAAAAGCCGGAGGCAGATCGAGCATGTAAGTCACTGCTGTTCTCAAGTCATTGATAGCATATCATCTTTCTCCTCATTTACATTCCATGTTTTTGCCTTGCACTTGTCAAATTTCATAGACAGCAAGAACGTTTATATTTGTGATTTAATGCTAAGCACCATCTCTGCATGTGCATGCTCATgggttttgtgtttcttgaaaGCAATTACATCTAAGAAGAAGACTAAaggcaaaaaggaaacaaaacccGTAAAGCCTCAGGGTAGGACTTTCATCCGTCATCaaatacaaacattcaaacattctttgtgtttacttttgCATGAGTCAATCCCACAGAAGCTCCGGTGTATTCTTTCCGCTACTCAATACTATTTATGTGCTCCGAAACAACAGCTGAAGAGGACAGTGATGACATATTTAAGCCGCCAAAGATGGATGAAGACGATCTCTCCCCGTTTGGTGGGAAAAGCGGCCTCTTCAGTGGAGGGAAGGGTCTGTttgacgatgatgatgaggtATATTCAGCCAAATGATCGTTAGATTCCTTCTTATTAAGTTCATGTTACATAAACCCTGGGCTGTagcttttgatttgatttgtgctGTATGTGTTCTGTCATTCAGGGGGATCTTTTCTCTGAGGCACCTAAACCTCCTGTAGCTGAAGAGAAAAAGGCTTTGACTGAAAGCTTGAAAACCACAGTTCAAGCTCCAGGTAAGGTCAGACTTTATAGGGCAATATGCAGGAACGTATCTACGTCAAGATGGTTTGAAAGTTTGCgaggaaaaaagtaaaagattgccactttctttttctgtctaagAATCTGACAAACCTGCAAAGAAGATCCCAGCTGGTGCCGTTTCAATATTTCCAGGTAGTAGCATCTACTTCCATTTGCTTGTACGACACCTTATAAAACATCATTCACaacatcttcttcatcatcctTAACCGAACCAAATTTGTCTCTCCCCAGATACCAACCTGTTCAGTTCAGGGAACGACTCTGATCCAGTGGAGAACAAGGAGAATGGTTCTGGCCCCAAACCGGTTCCTACAGCAGctggtgttggtggaggaggaggtgggctgtttgatgatgaggaggaggaagaggatgactTCTTCAGTGGTAAAAGCCTGAAGAAACCTGACCCTGGTAAGTGTCTAAGAACAGGCAGCTCAGTGCTACTACAGTCTTAAGTTCTCTTTGAGTTGACTGTTGTTCCTTCCTTTTCAGCCGTACAGGAGAAATCCAAACCCAAGAAAGCTATTGACCTTtttgatgaggatgatgaggatgggGACATATTCAGTGAGAAGAACAGCGTGTCTGCTCCAGCTCAGAGCAAGAAGGAGGTGGTGATGGAGGAGCCGGTAAAACATCCTGAGAAAAAGGTAAAGATTAACATATTTGTTACTTAATTTCTGTTTAGAATATCACTCATGGTGGATTTTGTGGTCTGTGGAGGATCAttgcatgtctgtctgtgtctctatgTCTAGCTGCCAGCTGGAGCTATTTCTATGTTTGGTCCTGGGACTAAAAACGTGCTCATTGAGGGCCTGAAAAAACGGCAGCAGTCAACCAGCGAGGAATCTGAGAAATCTGAGGAGGTCTGAAAGGAGCATTGTCTAACAATCTAACAATACACTCCGTACAAAGTCCCATTTGGTTTGTTTTCACAAGATAAGTGGCAGATTTTGCACTGAAAAAAGAGTCTGTTAAAGCTTCAATAACCACACTGTGCACAGGCTGTATGGCCCATATGATAGAGGACTTTGAACTGCCTTGTAACAAACTCTGAGCAGGCTGCCTCAGAATGTTTTCAGTCCATATCCCTGTCGTTAGAGTCAACGCCAAATTTGATTTAGTTTTGAGTGAACTTCTGCCCTTTACATCTGTTGACACCATCCAGTTCTCTTTGGTCCATAccagtgttttctttcaaaACATAACCCACATACTCTATAACAGAGGGTTACGCGTGAAAATAACTGTATAAATTGAATTTCCTTCAACATGTTGTGTATTTCAGAACGGAGCTGCTCCAGATGTCGGGAAGTCTGCCGTCAAGCCCTCTCCTAAACCGCAGAGCAGAGGCCTGTTCTCTGATGATGAAGACACACCGGTAAGGCTCTCAGTCTTCACCACAAAAACATGAGGAATACAGCATCAATAACTTTTAACCACACTCAATATGTATCTGCAATCTGCAGCCATTTCCAACCCTCCCTAAGAGCCAGTCCAAGCCTGAATTTTCAAGCCAGAACAAAACCGGCAAGGCGCCTTTGTCTTTCTtcgatgatgaagaggatgaggtaAAATGACTTAACACAAATGTGTTTCTCGCACCAACACAGTTAAATGATGCCTCttgacatattttattataaccccttttccaccaagtCAGTGCCAGGGCTGGTCCGGAGCCAGCGCCTAATCTGGAACCAGTTCCTTGTGTTTCGACCACATTAGAACCGGCCTTAAACCGGAAAAAAAACGATTCCAGAGTAGCACCAACTCCTTGCAGGGCTAGAAGAAACAAGTCCAGAATTAGCACCAGGGCTACTTTAGTGGAAAAGGGGTACTTGTGCATCAAGTACTGTGCAATAATCAGATTATTTTTCCTGCAGGATCTGTTTGCATCTGCAGCAAAATCTAAACCAAAACCTAACCAAGCTAAAGCCTCCACACCACAGCCCAGTAAGGCTGTGTCCAGCTTGCTCTTCAGTGATGATGAGGTATGCATTAACTTTGCTGCACGCTTCATGTTATATTGATAGGAAGGATCAGTAtgaggttttatttttgtgaatgttTGAATTGCAGGACCAGTGGATAAGCTCTAAAAGTAGTCCAGAGAAGCCTGAGGTCAAGACAGGAGGGATGAAGCCCAGTGCCAGTGCTCCCTCCAGTCTCCCCAGTGCCAAAACGTCTCACAAAAGTAGCCTCTTCGACGATGACGATGACGACCTGTTTGCTCCAACAAAAGAGTCAAGGTCTTTCTCTTCACTGGAAACAATAACTTTCATCATACTTCAcagagttatattttttgctgtCTGAATCCTCACCCTTTCTCTTGTTATGTTTCTCCTCATACAGTCAGAAGAAGCCTCAGAGAGTGGCTCTCTTGTTTGAAGACGAGGGTGATGAAGATAAAGGATCTTTCTTTGGCATCAAACCTGCcgtcaacacaaacactgcagccGCAGCTTCTAAAGTAAGTGCTCTaacttatttattgtattttcaaatagtatgtgaaaaacaatgtttttttgaagCTATCCTCCATAAAGCCTTG
This genomic interval from Notolabrus celidotus isolate fNotCel1 chromosome 4, fNotCel1.pri, whole genome shotgun sequence contains the following:
- the washc2c gene encoding WASH complex subunit 2C isoform X5; amino-acid sequence: MSEFPEGIANGPSRGKHLQKDGHIWERPWTLEEMRQNSANWSLAADSGLFLFLQDFSQRMLSKTHEIEKQMDSLIRDTKATDSCLHSVFNDFLMLSNTQFIENRVYDEEVEETVSKAEAFEKQPEQEKTREQKEAELIPKMHAAVNYGLSVLESAFEHLDIKAGNSDSEDDDLTDRVEAILEPKDLYVDRPLPYLIGSQAFMEQEDVGLGDLSSDEMSVDSDRDSVIESDDEKEADQSDDDFIQEEDEDHNNLKKKSSMLSYDDDEEEEDEDSDIFGESDRDDDEDSKNTGPSSFADELAARIKGEPIKKPEADRASITSKKKTKGKKETKPVKPQAEEDSDDIFKPPKMDEDDLSPFGGKSGLFSGGKGLFDDDDEGDLFSEAPKPPVAEEKKALTESLKTTVQAPESDKPAKKIPAGAVSIFPGNTNLFSSGNDSDPVENKENGSGPKPVPTAAGVGGGGGGLFDDEEEEEDDFFSGKSLKKPDPAVQEKSKPKKAIDLFDEDDEDGDIFSEKNSVSAPAQSKKEVVMEEPVKHPEKKLPAGAISMFGPGTKNVLIEGLKKRQQSTSEESEKSEENGAAPDVGKSAVKPSPKPQSRGLFSDDEDTPPFPTLPKSQSKPEFSSQNKTGKAPLSFFDDEEDEDLFASAAKSKPKPNQAKASTPQPSKAVSSLLFSDDEDQWISSKSSPEKPEVKTGGMKPSASAPSSLPSAKTSHKSSLFDDDDDDLFAPTKESSQKKPQRVALLFEDEGDEDKGSFFGIKPAVNTNTAAAASKTPNVVSQPPSVMEKPEEAAAPRTDDKPPEQVKSAPKTPELPPSSSPSPQSSESKKKPAGAVSIFGGIDIFASKQTKSPLLDESDHDDSFPAKDSPPLTVKKEEKKEEKVKTNTVSLFDDEEEEEDSDWNDPIFTPSKPAVKNTLKPAEERQQTKSTGVFQDEELLFSHTQQKDNDPDVDLFATSGKAASSKPSSAKPASQSLFANDDEDDLFGPTKPKAPPPKVAEKPSKPVDRAPLASPESVAEIKANLMINPAALLPGAVPTFLGATAASPGTGPSSSSGVSSSSLSPSPVTTPLGAQPDSEGAVSFETPVQVATLLSAHKGRAKGSAQRRPQSRAARQQSAQRSAVNEEQTQSANAPVPNPSLTDLVLPPPDKSSQAPAGPTLPNSAPPTALPDSSNSQSSLPETSPRPSALTLPVSTNDEKKDLSKDGNSTTVLPSSDEDDLFGSDGLFGVTNTSASRQTTKTTAPPASNDVGLTTDKDKSTLPSIFDDNTDDLFQNIKSKSSTKKAKASSFLEDDDDEDIFGVSNSSTPSSTSSKDMKNSSTFSKQDIFQDEVTIVPKADKKHKEKTIDASLFDDNIDIFADLTDSIKPKQKSKTKGETKSIFDDDMDDIFSPSTVKAVSKAPSKSKKTPPSQESTTAADSSNIFDDPLNALGGN